In one Fluviispira vulneris genomic region, the following are encoded:
- a CDS encoding dihydrolipoamide acetyltransferase family protein, which translates to MATVMEMPKLSDTMSEGSVARWLKKEGDKVTAGIPVIEIDTDKATMEYESPAGGILLKILVGDGQKCPLQAPIAVIGKADEKWEEALEKYNAKKGGAQSASKAEAPKAAAQQTAAPKAPAASASVSQTEVKASPLAKKIAADKGIDLKSIQGSGPNGRIVQRDLAQTSSSAAMPSAHGIAAGAVVKIPHTNMRKTIARRLAESVNTAPHFYLSISLNMTNLLAWRKSIVAKLPDEQKFSVNDLAIFLTARALKRHPEVNSSWQDDCVLQYGDVHMSVAVALPNGLMTPVVRHADKLTVVQIAQETKRLVKIAKDGKLQPNDYAGGTFSVSNLGMTGIEEFTAIINPPQAAILAIGSTIPTPVVLANGTVGVEQRMKVTLSCDHRVIDGAVGAEFLKTLKQYFEDPATALFLG; encoded by the coding sequence ATGGCTACAGTAATGGAAATGCCAAAACTTTCTGACACTATGTCTGAAGGCTCTGTGGCGCGTTGGTTAAAAAAAGAGGGCGATAAAGTAACGGCGGGTATCCCTGTTATCGAGATCGACACAGACAAAGCAACGATGGAATATGAAAGTCCAGCTGGTGGAATTTTGCTCAAAATTCTCGTGGGCGATGGACAAAAATGTCCATTGCAAGCTCCCATTGCTGTCATTGGTAAAGCCGATGAAAAATGGGAAGAGGCTCTTGAAAAATACAACGCTAAAAAAGGTGGAGCTCAATCTGCGAGCAAAGCTGAAGCTCCAAAAGCAGCTGCACAACAAACTGCCGCTCCAAAAGCACCAGCAGCAAGTGCTTCTGTCTCCCAAACAGAAGTCAAAGCAAGTCCGCTTGCGAAAAAAATCGCAGCCGACAAAGGGATTGATCTCAAATCCATTCAAGGAAGTGGCCCAAATGGCCGCATAGTGCAAAGAGATTTAGCTCAGACTTCTTCTTCTGCTGCAATGCCTTCTGCGCATGGTATAGCCGCTGGTGCTGTGGTCAAAATTCCACACACCAATATGCGTAAAACCATTGCTCGTCGTTTAGCAGAAAGCGTAAACACAGCTCCGCATTTTTATCTTTCCATCAGTTTGAATATGACAAATCTATTGGCGTGGAGAAAATCCATCGTCGCTAAATTGCCTGACGAGCAAAAGTTTAGCGTTAACGACCTTGCTATTTTCTTAACTGCGCGTGCACTCAAACGGCATCCAGAAGTGAATTCCTCTTGGCAAGACGATTGCGTTCTTCAGTACGGCGACGTGCATATGAGCGTAGCGGTCGCTTTACCAAATGGGCTTATGACTCCAGTGGTAAGACATGCCGATAAGCTTACAGTCGTGCAAATTGCTCAAGAGACAAAACGTCTCGTTAAAATAGCAAAAGATGGGAAACTTCAGCCAAATGATTATGCAGGTGGAACATTTTCTGTTAGTAATTTAGGGATGACTGGAATTGAAGAGTTCACTGCAATAATCAATCCTCCTCAAGCCGCAATTCTAGCAATTGGTTCGACAATTCCAACTCCGGTTGTGCTTGCAAACGGTACAGTTGGAGTAGAACAAAGAATGAAAGTGACTTTGAGTTGTGATCACAGAGTTATTGACGGAGCTGTTGGAGCTGAATTTTTAAAGACTTTAAAACAGTACTTTGAAGATCCTGCGACAGCGCTATTTCTAGGTTAA